Proteins co-encoded in one Xanthomonas campestris pv. badrii genomic window:
- a CDS encoding DUF6776 family protein produces MRPTARVQIVQREPGGGWSSGRWLWGLIALLWLASLGGVWWMATRTAAPRLAQSEAALQQAQRSQAQQRRQIAQLQQRQVNLAMSDKISRAANTEVQASLAERDEQIAALRADVAFYERLVGSTAQRKGLNAHSVQFTAEAGGTWNYSVVLTQNLNRGAISQGQLRFAVEGVRAGKLVTVSWNELHQKPDAAGQPYSFRYFQQLDGSVILPKDFTPQRVKISLSGDGAPVNQTFDWKVAGNGAGE; encoded by the coding sequence ATGAGACCAACCGCACGCGTTCAGATCGTCCAACGGGAGCCGGGCGGCGGCTGGTCCAGCGGCCGCTGGCTGTGGGGCCTGATCGCCCTGCTGTGGCTGGCATCGCTGGGCGGCGTGTGGTGGATGGCCACGCGGACGGCAGCGCCTCGCCTGGCCCAGTCCGAGGCAGCGTTGCAGCAGGCGCAGCGCAGCCAGGCCCAGCAGCGGCGGCAGATCGCGCAGTTGCAACAGCGCCAGGTCAACCTGGCGATGTCCGACAAGATCAGCCGCGCCGCCAATACCGAAGTGCAGGCCTCGCTGGCCGAACGCGACGAGCAGATCGCCGCGCTGCGCGCGGATGTGGCCTTCTACGAGCGCCTGGTGGGCTCCACCGCGCAGCGCAAGGGGCTCAACGCGCATTCGGTGCAGTTCACTGCCGAGGCTGGCGGCACCTGGAATTACAGCGTGGTGCTGACCCAGAACCTCAACCGTGGCGCGATCAGCCAGGGCCAGCTGCGCTTTGCGGTGGAAGGCGTGCGCGCCGGCAAGCTGGTGACGGTGAGCTGGAACGAGCTGCACCAGAAACCCGATGCCGCCGGTCAGCCGTATTCGTTCCGCTATTTCCAACAGCTGGACGGCAGCGTGATCCTGCCGAAGGATTTCACCCCGCAACGTGTCAAAATCTCCCTGAGCGGCGATGGGGCGCCGGTCAATCAGACATTCGATTGGAAAGTCGCCGGCAATGGCGCGGGGGAGTAG
- a CDS encoding bactofilin family protein, translated as MFGNKSNRGAQTVVDTLIGPQVVIRGDLTFSGGLYVEGRILGKVIAEDGASAILTVAEQGSIEGEVRAPVVIINGQLTGDVHAAERVELAANARVQGNVHYQVVEMSAGAQLTGRLIHAAAAGATAALPAPEGHRAEPAKAAQPETADA; from the coding sequence ATGTTCGGAAACAAGTCCAACCGTGGTGCGCAGACCGTGGTCGATACCTTGATCGGGCCGCAGGTGGTCATCCGCGGCGACCTGACGTTCAGCGGCGGCCTGTATGTGGAGGGCCGCATCCTGGGCAAGGTGATTGCCGAGGACGGCGCCAGCGCCATCTTGACCGTGGCCGAGCAGGGCAGCATCGAGGGCGAAGTGCGCGCGCCGGTGGTGATCATCAACGGCCAGTTGACTGGCGACGTGCATGCCGCCGAGCGGGTCGAACTGGCCGCCAATGCGCGCGTGCAGGGCAATGTGCATTACCAGGTGGTGGAGATGAGCGCCGGTGCGCAGCTCACCGGGCGCCTGATCCATGCCGCCGCCGCAGGCGCCACCGCGGCGCTGCCGGCCCCGGAAGGCCATCGCGCCGAGCCGGCCAAGGCCGCGCAGCCCGAAACTGCCGACGCCTGA